One region of Acidobacteriota bacterium genomic DNA includes:
- a CDS encoding matrixin family metalloprotease — MNLIRRSLALSLFAFIISILFSTSTHATTAIIPTDKDLIVSSRFIVTGEVRSVVCAWDDTHQVAWTYVEVDCDRLLKGNLENRTIVLKELGGYFPDGGYEVVGAPYYQAGQRVLLYLNTSADGALHTAHSFVGSFSIETDIGSGEIIAKRNLNDEVRLLAPVDESTTTSIAPLREYLGKIRQTLNTEIALIAQYDAIHQTQPLTIRPLEYERKKREGINFSTDFVVTGTRWFEADSGQSVSYYLNPDRSPVAGGGSAEVTRGLTAWSAQSGAPIQLQLAGSTTSCGAVRDGANVISFGDCLGQLDPAIGCSGVVARTTVYWSLETTVIGGRSYNRLLEADIVFNRGMDCFLSTPSTLAEIACHEIGHSIGLGHSGDSNAIMWALARGRRDATLAADDITGVLAIYPQGSSGGGGGGGGGGGSNPNDARFVNQTVTSAMNPGQSYAVSITMRNSGTAIWDSSYKLTSQSSTDWGIRNVRLPNNISPGSDATFNFNVTAPSQPGLYNFQWIMNQDNVGVFGAATTNLTINVGSAGSGGGGSGGAVTIINLSLIDGFVGSHYKQSLSAKGGLAPYRWQFVNGDIPPGLSFSTNGVLEGTPTSAGTYTVIIQVYDFSGKIENSDTKRYTLNIFNPAGSGADAPLITRIKVKGIKKLFIFGKNFSATSLIVLNGAIVTPLSFEVDGETGILFFKGKLNLGSEGTNWVQVINGANRSSLFFF, encoded by the coding sequence ATGAACCTAATTCGCAGGAGCTTAGCTCTCTCCTTATTCGCATTCATTATTTCGATTTTGTTCTCGACTTCGACTCACGCCACTACCGCGATTATCCCTACAGATAAAGATTTGATCGTCAGTTCGCGTTTTATTGTTACCGGCGAAGTGCGTTCGGTGGTTTGCGCGTGGGACGATACACATCAGGTTGCGTGGACCTATGTTGAAGTTGATTGTGACCGCTTGCTCAAAGGCAATCTTGAAAATCGCACCATCGTTTTAAAAGAACTCGGCGGTTACTTTCCCGATGGCGGGTATGAAGTGGTTGGCGCGCCATACTATCAAGCGGGCCAGCGTGTGCTTTTATATTTGAACACCTCCGCAGATGGGGCATTGCATACGGCGCATTCATTTGTCGGCAGTTTTTCGATTGAAACCGATATCGGATCAGGAGAAATCATCGCCAAGCGCAATTTGAATGATGAAGTTCGGTTGCTTGCGCCGGTTGATGAGTCAACGACGACCTCCATCGCTCCCTTACGTGAATACCTCGGAAAGATTCGTCAAACCCTGAATACCGAAATCGCATTAATCGCGCAGTATGATGCCATTCATCAAACTCAGCCGCTGACCATAAGACCTCTCGAGTATGAGCGCAAAAAGCGCGAAGGGATAAACTTTTCAACCGACTTCGTCGTCACCGGCACGCGCTGGTTTGAAGCCGATTCGGGACAATCGGTCAGCTATTATTTAAACCCTGACCGCAGCCCTGTAGCCGGTGGCGGAAGCGCCGAGGTGACTCGCGGGTTGACCGCCTGGTCTGCACAAAGCGGCGCACCTATTCAATTACAGCTAGCAGGCTCTACGACAAGTTGCGGAGCCGTCCGCGATGGCGCAAATGTGATTTCATTTGGAGATTGTTTAGGGCAATTAGACCCGGCGATTGGCTGTTCAGGAGTGGTGGCGCGAACCACGGTTTACTGGAGTCTGGAAACCACAGTCATTGGCGGCAGAAGTTACAACCGTTTACTCGAAGCCGACATCGTGTTCAACCGTGGGATGGATTGCTTTTTAAGCACACCCTCGACGCTTGCGGAAATCGCCTGCCATGAAATCGGTCATTCAATCGGACTGGGACATTCCGGTGATAGCAACGCGATTATGTGGGCTTTGGCGCGCGGCAGGCGCGACGCCACATTAGCTGCCGATGACATTACGGGTGTCCTTGCCATTTATCCTCAAGGGTCGTCAGGTGGCGGCGGCGGCGGCGGTGGCGGTGGTGGCTCCAACCCGAACGACGCGAGATTCGTTAATCAAACGGTAACTTCTGCCATGAATCCCGGTCAAAGTTATGCGGTTTCAATTACCATGCGAAACAGCGGGACTGCCATCTGGGATTCCAGTTATAAGCTGACTTCGCAATCATCAACCGACTGGGGCATTAGAAACGTTCGCCTACCAAATAATATTTCGCCAGGTAGCGATGCAACCTTCAATTTTAATGTCACTGCACCAAGCCAGCCGGGGCTTTATAACTTTCAATGGATAATGAACCAGGATAACGTTGGCGTATTTGGTGCAGCAACCACCAATCTGACGATTAATGTTGGCAGCGCAGGCAGTGGTGGCGGAGGTTCAGGCGGAGCCGTTACGATTATCAATCTCAGTCTGATTGATGGCTTTGTCGGAAGCCACTACAAACAATCGTTAAGCGCAAAAGGCGGACTGGCACCCTATCGTTGGCAATTCGTGAATGGCGACATACCGCCGGGTTTGAGTTTTTCGACCAATGGGGTACTTGAAGGAACGCCCACGAGTGCCGGAACCTACACGGTGATTATTCAGGTTTACGATTTTTCCGGTAAAATCGAAAACAGCGATACCAAGCGCTATACACTGAACATTTTTAATCCTGCCGGGTCAGGCGCGGATGCTCCACTGATTACCCGAATAAAAGTTAAAGGCATAAAGAAGTTATTTATCTTCGGAAAAAATTTCAGTGCCACTTCCTTAATCGTTCTAAATGGGGCAATCGTGACGCCACTTTCATTCGAGGTAGATGGCGAAACGGGGATTTTATTCTTTAAGGGTAAATTGAATTTAGGAAGCGAAGGAACCAATTGGGTTCAAGTCATCAATGGAGCCAATCGTTCATCCCTGTTTTTCTTCTAA
- a CDS encoding phosphatase PAP2 family protein, producing MFETEPIRFLQNHASDWFTWFMLIVTSGGSAFVRDLFISVTLFGINFRKGIVLANLCWLAALFTDFFKNLFAMPRPYEVDATVVNLQEDWLFKRLSRDGAATRLWQFIQNLSQSSELAMRSFPSGHASTATALWGGLYSLFGKPTTRWLAIILIPLIAFSRVYLGKHFIGDVIGGVMISVILIYGARLVLRRDTIFRLSLSKPDSIKPIGRQTFFLLIYILGLPVALFFLIPAVKAEAIGSLFGLNVAFFIVWVKGLPDDSACLSKRLARIALGLLTGFGAHIIIGYLGKAFDMSFESAFKFVQASVSSGFSILVTITLSKRLRLYEPKNPGDQLNPAL from the coding sequence ATGTTTGAAACCGAACCAATCAGGTTTTTGCAAAACCACGCTTCAGACTGGTTCACGTGGTTCATGCTCATCGTCACATCTGGTGGTTCTGCGTTTGTCCGTGACTTGTTCATCAGTGTCACCCTGTTCGGCATTAATTTTCGCAAGGGTATCGTGCTGGCAAACCTGTGCTGGTTAGCAGCCCTCTTTACTGACTTCTTCAAAAATTTATTTGCCATGCCGCGCCCTTATGAAGTAGATGCAACGGTTGTTAATCTGCAAGAGGATTGGTTGTTTAAACGTTTGTCGCGCGACGGCGCAGCAACCAGGCTTTGGCAATTTATCCAAAACCTTTCTCAATCTTCTGAACTCGCCATGCGGAGTTTTCCTTCAGGTCATGCGAGTACCGCAACCGCGTTGTGGGGCGGACTATATTCACTGTTTGGAAAACCCACCACGCGCTGGTTGGCAATTATCCTGATTCCGCTAATCGCGTTCTCAAGAGTTTATCTGGGAAAACATTTTATCGGTGACGTGATTGGCGGGGTTATGATTAGCGTTATTCTAATCTATGGCGCTCGCCTGGTTCTCAGGCGCGACACAATCTTTCGCTTATCTTTGAGTAAGCCGGATTCAATCAAACCCATCGGTCGGCAAACCTTTTTCCTGTTGATATACATTCTGGGTTTGCCTGTTGCCCTGTTTTTCTTGATTCCTGCTGTAAAAGCAGAAGCCATCGGTTCCCTGTTCGGTTTGAATGTCGCGTTCTTTATCGTATGGGTAAAAGGCTTGCCTGACGATAGCGCCTGCCTGTCGAAACGCCTGGCGCGAATCGCTTTGGGGTTACTCACCGGTTTTGGCGCGCATATCATCATCGGTTATCTTGGGAAAGCGTTTGATATGTCCTTTGAGTCTGCTTTCAAATTTGTGCAGGCGTCAGTATCAAGCGGTTTTTCAATTCTTGTGACCATAACCCTCAGTAAACGGTTGCGACTGTATGAACCCAAGAACCCTGGCGATCAGTTGAACCCGGCTTTGTAA
- the glgP gene encoding alpha-glucan family phosphorylase: MNHQVIAYFSMEIGINAEIPTYSGGLGVLAGDTIRAAADLKVPLVAVTLLHRKGYFHQRITPDGWQTEEPAHWAVDDFLEKLPVEVCVSIESRTVRLGCWRYEVTGISGFKIPVYFLDTDLPQNSDWDRELTHYLYGGDRRYRLCQEVILGIGGIRLLRALGHQNIERFHLNEGHSSLLTLELLDEQRQQAQHETFLSQDIEAVRDKCIFTTHTPVPAGHDQFPLELAEQVLGRRDIFAMKEVFCCEGRLNLTYLALNLSRHINGVAKKHMEVSRSLFAHYEIDAITNGVHAATWTAQPFQTLFDRYIPGWRQDNFSLRSALRIAKEEIWAAHQEAKKALFHYANHLTNAGLDMDVFTLGFARRATEYKRWELLFADVEQLKAIATQFGGLQIIFSGKAHPQDQAGKRAIKRILELKETLRKEMTIVFLENYDMEVAKFLVAGADVWLNTPLPPFEASGTSGMKAALNGVPSLSVLDGWWLEGHIEGVTGWAIGEKILSGKTAQDSSNDARSLYDKLAGVVLPLFYQDRRRFLDIMAHAIALNGSFFNAHRMIEQYVLNAYFR, from the coding sequence ATGAATCATCAGGTGATTGCCTACTTTTCGATGGAGATTGGTATCAACGCGGAAATTCCGACCTATAGCGGTGGGCTGGGGGTGCTCGCGGGCGATACGATCCGCGCAGCCGCTGATTTGAAAGTCCCGCTCGTTGCGGTTACCCTTCTTCACCGCAAGGGCTATTTTCATCAGCGTATTACCCCGGATGGCTGGCAGACGGAAGAACCTGCGCACTGGGCTGTAGATGATTTTCTAGAGAAGTTGCCCGTAGAGGTTTGCGTCTCTATCGAATCCCGAACTGTACGACTCGGTTGTTGGCGCTATGAGGTAACAGGAATCAGCGGTTTCAAAATCCCTGTCTATTTTCTCGACACGGATTTGCCGCAAAATTCCGACTGGGACAGAGAATTGACGCATTATCTCTACGGTGGCGACCGCCGTTATCGCCTCTGTCAGGAAGTCATTTTAGGCATCGGTGGCATACGCCTGCTGCGCGCCCTTGGGCACCAAAATATCGAACGCTTTCACCTCAACGAAGGGCATTCCAGTTTACTTACTCTTGAACTGCTCGACGAACAGCGACAGCAAGCCCAGCATGAGACTTTCCTTTCGCAAGACATCGAAGCTGTCAGAGATAAATGTATTTTCACCACCCACACGCCGGTGCCTGCCGGGCACGATCAATTTCCCTTAGAACTTGCAGAGCAGGTCTTAGGACGCCGTGATATTTTTGCAATGAAAGAGGTGTTTTGTTGCGAAGGGCGATTGAATCTGACTTATCTCGCGCTCAATCTCAGCCGTCACATCAATGGCGTCGCGAAAAAACATATGGAGGTCTCACGGTCATTGTTTGCCCACTACGAAATTGACGCGATTACTAATGGTGTACACGCGGCGACCTGGACTGCCCAACCCTTTCAAACGCTTTTCGACCGTTACATTCCAGGCTGGCGACAAGATAATTTCAGTTTGCGCTCCGCCTTGCGTATCGCCAAAGAGGAAATCTGGGCGGCTCACCAGGAAGCCAAAAAGGCGTTGTTTCATTATGCCAATCATCTGACCAATGCGGGATTGGATATGGATGTGTTCACCCTCGGTTTTGCCAGACGCGCCACCGAATATAAACGATGGGAGTTGCTCTTTGCCGATGTCGAGCAGTTGAAGGCAATCGCAACCCAATTTGGCGGACTACAAATTATCTTTTCCGGCAAAGCTCACCCTCAAGACCAGGCTGGCAAACGGGCTATCAAACGAATTCTCGAATTGAAAGAAACTCTCAGAAAAGAGATGACCATTGTCTTTCTTGAAAATTATGATATGGAAGTCGCTAAGTTTCTGGTGGCAGGGGCGGATGTCTGGTTGAATACCCCGCTGCCGCCTTTTGAAGCATCCGGCACCAGCGGCATGAAGGCTGCCCTCAATGGCGTTCCCAGTCTGAGCGTTCTGGATGGTTGGTGGCTTGAAGGGCATATAGAAGGCGTAACCGGGTGGGCAATCGGGGAAAAAATTTTGAGCGGCAAAACCGCGCAAGACTCTTCAAACGATGCGCGTTCGTTATATGACAAGCTTGCAGGCGTAGTCTTGCCGCTTTTTTATCAAGACCGTCGGCGCTTCCTTGATATAATGGCGCACGCCATTGCTCTCAATGGTTCGTTCTTTAACGCCCATCGCATGATTGAACAATATGTCTTAAACGCCTATTTCCGTTGA
- a CDS encoding NF038122 family metalloprotease: MKYPSLRVLCVVTLSLVLIFGLLPLSNLSHSRAATPRNLKDSFHAVESPDNLYMIRVGMDGEATCQEATFAESQYFRNPSEGELQEISPRVRIQAVDGLTITLRGTTQLDANPEAKDAFIRAAAHWEALIKSPITVVIDVDFGTTRFGTPYDPDVLGSTRTQLLGADGIYPDIREVMIEEASNDSERILYNALPLNQLPTDKGNSANIVAASSVLRAIGVIAAVADPAAEEPNFGAPPSIGFNSAFAFDFDPSNGVDPNSIDFDTVATHEIGHALGFTTMASQTQSGTPDVNIWDFFRFAPGITSGNFVTSPRILNSGGQHVFYAGGAELALSTGTTSQGGDGNQSSHWKADEITGTTVGIMDPTIARGRHIDISENDKAVLETIGHSLNTVAQTVGATINKTTFFPEDPSLSIKGSGFGTPIEIEINGVIVTPSRIKVKGAGAKLVVIGSSLANLNIVPGANTLRVRKFGVYSNPRTFNF; the protein is encoded by the coding sequence ATGAAGTACCCTAGCTTGAGAGTTTTGTGTGTGGTCACCCTGAGTTTGGTTTTAATCTTTGGCTTATTACCACTATCAAACCTTTCGCATAGCCGAGCGGCAACGCCTCGGAATCTAAAAGACAGTTTTCACGCTGTCGAATCACCCGATAATCTTTATATGATTCGAGTCGGTATGGATGGCGAAGCCACCTGCCAGGAAGCGACTTTCGCCGAGTCGCAATATTTCCGCAATCCTTCCGAAGGTGAATTGCAAGAAATATCTCCAAGGGTTCGCATTCAGGCTGTTGATGGATTGACCATCACCCTGCGTGGCACTACGCAACTTGATGCCAACCCGGAGGCGAAAGACGCCTTCATCAGAGCCGCCGCCCACTGGGAAGCGCTCATTAAATCGCCGATCACTGTGGTAATTGATGTGGATTTTGGCACCACTCGATTTGGTACGCCCTATGACCCTGATGTCCTCGGCTCAACCCGTACCCAACTGCTTGGTGCCGATGGAATATACCCTGATATACGGGAAGTGATGATTGAGGAAGCCTCTAACGATTCGGAAAGAATTCTCTATAATGCGCTTCCACTGAACCAATTGCCTACCGACAAAGGTAACTCGGCAAACATTGTCGCGGCTTCTTCGGTATTAAGAGCCATAGGAGTCATTGCTGCGGTTGCTGACCCGGCAGCCGAAGAACCGAATTTCGGCGCTCCGCCCTCTATCGGTTTTAACTCGGCTTTTGCATTTGATTTCGACCCCAGCAATGGCGTTGACCCTAATTCGATTGACTTCGACACCGTGGCAACCCATGAAATCGGACATGCATTGGGATTTACCACTATGGCTTCACAAACTCAGAGCGGAACTCCCGATGTAAATATTTGGGACTTTTTCCGCTTTGCACCGGGCATCACTTCAGGCAATTTCGTCACCTCGCCAAGAATATTAAACAGCGGTGGTCAACATGTTTTTTATGCAGGTGGAGCGGAATTAGCCTTATCAACCGGTACAACTTCACAAGGTGGCGATGGCAACCAGAGCAGCCATTGGAAAGCTGATGAAATAACCGGAACCACCGTTGGCATTATGGACCCGACTATCGCTCGCGGACGCCATATCGACATTTCCGAAAATGACAAAGCCGTGCTTGAAACCATCGGACATTCACTCAATACTGTGGCGCAAACCGTTGGTGCGACCATAAACAAAACTACCTTCTTCCCGGAAGACCCCTCATTGTCCATAAAAGGTTCAGGTTTTGGCACACCCATAGAGATTGAAATCAACGGGGTCATCGTTACTCCGTCCCGAATCAAAGTAAAAGGCGCAGGCGCAAAACTCGTGGTGATTGGCTCATCCCTCGCGAATTTGAATATCGTGCCAGGGGCGAATACCCTTAGGGTTCGCAAATTTGGCGTGTATTCTAATCCGCGAACCTTTAATTTCTAA
- a CDS encoding PPC domain-containing protein has product MKISRPQNEEKISSRTSPVIDLDKASAFRRLQRHSQPESKLESGSSPSREMNKTRIFNPVRKAAGVPDLNKITPQSFGTGGGDINEIEPNDVIAQGVSLPVNIFGRMAVDGDIDFFAFEGLAGQSHVIEAFASRLQRSDMIADLLLFNSSGQLLARDIGDVSNDPLIRFTPAEDAVFIIGIADVDDFGGASYNYLLNITRGVDVNEVEPNDRQAQSVSSIPTTIFGDIEVRNDVDFYSFIAEAGETLIVDVDAEVLGSRLDPEINLSDPQTGVEYFYNDEYDGADSRFNIVLPYTGRYVIGIGAFQSNSTGFYRLNISTVAKTGAPTIFSVTRAAKKVIEIVGTGFTNNVIVEVNSVRRKITFIGTGIIRAKVKARSGDVVTIRSSIDDRRSNPLIVQ; this is encoded by the coding sequence TTGAAAATCAGCCGCCCGCAAAATGAAGAAAAAATTTCTTCGAGAACCTCACCAGTTATCGACCTTGATAAAGCGTCAGCGTTTCGCCGATTGCAGCGCCATTCGCAACCGGAAAGTAAACTGGAGTCGGGGTCATCACCAAGCAGAGAAATGAATAAAACCCGGATTTTTAATCCAGTCCGAAAAGCTGCCGGGGTGCCTGACCTCAATAAAATCACCCCGCAGAGTTTCGGCACCGGCGGCGGGGATATAAACGAAATCGAACCCAATGATGTCATCGCGCAAGGCGTTTCGTTACCGGTAAATATTTTCGGCAGGATGGCAGTTGACGGCGATATTGATTTTTTTGCTTTTGAAGGCTTAGCCGGGCAATCCCATGTCATCGAAGCCTTTGCATCTCGATTGCAACGTTCGGATATGATTGCCGATTTATTGCTTTTCAATTCCAGCGGGCAACTGCTGGCAAGAGATATTGGCGACGTCAGCAATGACCCGTTGATTCGCTTCACCCCGGCTGAGGATGCGGTCTTTATTATCGGTATCGCCGATGTTGATGATTTTGGCGGCGCATCTTACAACTATCTGCTGAACATCACGCGCGGCGTAGATGTCAATGAAGTTGAACCCAACGACCGGCAGGCGCAATCCGTTTCAAGTATCCCGACCACGATTTTCGGTGATATCGAAGTCAGAAATGATGTTGATTTTTATAGCTTCATCGCGGAAGCCGGTGAGACTTTAATTGTTGATGTTGATGCAGAGGTTTTGGGTTCGCGATTAGACCCGGAAATCAACCTCAGCGACCCGCAAACCGGTGTCGAGTATTTTTATAACGATGAATATGACGGGGCGGATTCGCGGTTCAACATTGTGTTGCCTTACACCGGAAGATATGTCATCGGCATTGGCGCTTTTCAAAGTAATTCAACCGGCTTTTATCGCTTGAATATTTCAACCGTGGCAAAGACCGGCGCACCGACCATTTTCAGTGTCACGCGCGCGGCGAAAAAAGTGATTGAAATCGTGGGTACGGGTTTTACCAACAATGTCATCGTCGAAGTAAACAGTGTCCGTCGAAAGATAACATTTATTGGTACAGGAATCATCCGGGCAAAGGTTAAAGCGCGGTCGGGTGATGTGGTTACGATTCGCAGTTCAATTGATGACCGCAGGTCGAATCCGTTAATTGTGCAATAA
- a CDS encoding Dabb family protein, producing MIKHIVMFKLNPEAEPSVVKKTFQDLSKLPEKVAVIREYEIGEDVLRSPRSWDVVLLSTFNDLDALQEYARHDDHVEVALRLQGLCEKIAVVDYEI from the coding sequence TGATGTTCAAATTGAACCCTGAAGCCGAACCGTCCGTGGTAAAAAAAACCTTTCAGGACTTGAGTAAATTGCCTGAAAAAGTTGCCGTTATTCGGGAGTATGAAATCGGTGAAGATGTGTTGCGTTCGCCACGTAGTTGGGATGTTGTATTGCTGTCAACCTTCAATGATCTCGATGCCTTGCAAGAATATGCCCGGCATGATGATCACGTCGAAGTCGCCTTACGGCTTCAAGGATTATGCGAAAAAATTGCTGTGGTTGACTATGAAATTTAA
- a CDS encoding nuclear transport factor 2 family protein, translating to MKRLFLFTTWVMLCSIWGFSQGNVKKTTQPKAHKEIRHVLDEQVKAWNQKDLERFMAGYWNSEKLSFYSGGTRTFSWQTTIERYRKRYQGEGNEMGTLEFSDIIIETLGIDSAFVRGHWQLKMKTGEPGGLFTLIFRKFPNGWKIIHDHTSSN from the coding sequence ATGAAAAGATTATTTCTATTCACGACTTGGGTAATGCTTTGCTCGATTTGGGGATTTTCGCAGGGAAACGTAAAAAAAACGACGCAGCCGAAAGCCCACAAAGAAATCCGCCATGTCCTTGATGAACAGGTGAAAGCCTGGAATCAAAAAGACCTTGAACGGTTCATGGCAGGATATTGGAACTCTGAGAAATTGTCGTTTTATTCGGGCGGCACACGCACCTTTAGCTGGCAAACCACCATTGAACGCTACCGCAAACGCTATCAAGGTGAAGGCAATGAAATGGGCACCCTCGAATTTTCCGACATCATCATCGAAACGCTCGGCATTGATTCAGCCTTTGTTCGCGGGCATTGGCAGTTGAAGATGAAAACCGGCGAACCGGGCGGCTTATTTACCCTTATCTTTCGGAAATTTCCAAACGGCTGGAAAATTATTCACGACCACACATCCTCCAATTAA
- a CDS encoding NF038122 family metalloprotease: MKVFTNRLFISFLITAIFISVTLIPNSGKATANTSHTDELEMLPVQDANGYILFGSPVDGVDCRQATNDDERLLTAPNLSEDLHVISLPRVLGASGLTITLRATGQLEGYPEAKAAFIRAAQTWEGLIASPISIIIDVDFGPTRFGQTYPTGVIGSTLPQSLRVTSGYSDVRAALLNYSSTDAERTLYNLLPTDSLPTNLGTTTYVSAPSALFRALRLINADANPNTETSYGATPSIGFNSNFNFDFDPSNGIDGGKMDFDAVAVHELGHVLGFISYANNQSGGIVNPTLWDFFRFNPGVTTATFATSQRVLTSGGTQVCFTGSAELNLSNATDGNQTSHWKDDQLTGQHIGIMDPTMPTGRRFTVLQNDLTAIDLMGYSLKASSGGGGGGGGTGGGGTGNTPPSTSQFSVALIGETLTLTGTAIDPDADVRQAQITLLDKNSAAIGLPLVADVSFGTSTQSAFDLRVTNMGSYATAMQAKLVFVDARGNQSTAVTGDFSRAETGGATINKGIFDGTALVLKGSGYVTGGTELEINGVLVSVAKIKIKGGGVKAVFTGSSSTLNLRNGANRVRTRTNGKFSNILLLNL, encoded by the coding sequence ATGAAGGTTTTTACCAATCGATTGTTTATCAGCTTTCTAATCACCGCTATTTTTATTTCTGTAACCCTGATACCCAACTCCGGGAAAGCAACCGCCAACACATCGCATACAGACGAATTGGAGATGCTGCCGGTTCAAGACGCCAACGGTTATATCTTATTTGGTTCGCCCGTCGATGGTGTCGATTGTCGTCAGGCAACTAACGATGACGAACGGTTGTTGACTGCACCCAACCTCAGTGAAGATCTTCATGTTATTTCGCTGCCGCGTGTGCTTGGCGCAAGCGGTTTAACGATTACGCTTAGGGCAACCGGGCAATTGGAAGGCTACCCCGAAGCCAAAGCCGCATTCATACGCGCGGCACAAACCTGGGAAGGGTTAATCGCTTCACCGATTTCCATCATCATCGATGTTGATTTCGGGCCGACACGTTTTGGACAAACTTACCCGACAGGGGTTATCGGTTCAACGCTTCCGCAATCATTAAGAGTCACATCGGGATATTCTGATGTGCGCGCCGCGCTATTAAATTATTCTTCAACCGATGCTGAACGGACATTATACAATTTGTTGCCAACCGATAGTCTGCCGACCAATCTGGGAACGACAACCTATGTCTCCGCGCCATCTGCACTCTTTAGAGCCTTGCGACTGATTAATGCGGATGCCAACCCGAATACGGAAACCTCATATGGAGCAACGCCTTCGATTGGCTTTAATTCAAATTTCAATTTTGACTTCGACCCATCAAATGGTATCGATGGCGGTAAGATGGATTTTGATGCAGTCGCCGTCCATGAACTCGGTCACGTTTTAGGGTTTATTTCCTATGCGAATAATCAATCCGGCGGCATCGTCAATCCGACGCTCTGGGATTTTTTCCGTTTCAATCCCGGCGTCACTACTGCGACGTTTGCCACATCTCAAAGAGTGCTGACTTCCGGCGGCACCCAGGTCTGTTTTACAGGAAGCGCCGAATTGAATTTATCGAACGCCACAGACGGCAATCAAACCAGCCATTGGAAAGACGACCAACTCACGGGTCAACACATAGGGATTATGGACCCGACCATGCCGACGGGTCGCCGGTTTACAGTTTTACAAAACGACCTCACGGCGATTGATTTAATGGGTTATTCCTTGAAAGCTTCATCAGGTGGCGGCGGTGGTGGTGGTGGAACCGGCGGTGGCGGAACCGGCAATACGCCGCCTTCGACTTCACAGTTTTCGGTGGCGTTGATTGGTGAAACCTTGACCTTGACCGGCACCGCTATTGACCCGGATGCCGATGTTCGACAGGCGCAAATTACTTTGCTTGATAAAAACAGCGCGGCGATTGGTTTGCCACTGGTGGCTGATGTCAGTTTCGGAACCTCAACTCAAAGCGCCTTCGATTTGCGCGTTACCAACATGGGTTCATACGCCACGGCGATGCAGGCAAAACTGGTTTTCGTGGATGCACGCGGAAATCAAAGCACGGCAGTGACCGGTGATTTCAGTCGCGCCGAAACCGGTGGCGCAACGATTAACAAAGGGATATTTGACGGCACCGCGCTGGTTTTAAAAGGTAGCGGCTATGTCACAGGCGGAACCGAACTGGAAATCAATGGGGTTTTGGTTTCAGTTGCCAAGATAAAAATTAAAGGCGGCGGTGTGAAAGCGGTTTTCACAGGTTCGTCGAGCACTTTGAATTTACGCAACGGAGCCAATCGGGTGCGCACGCGAACTAATGGTAAATTCTCCAATATTCTGCTGTTGAATTTATAA
- a CDS encoding class I SAM-dependent methyltransferase produces MQKIFSTKDRLKITNEIFTIAECSGCKVLRTLPAMTETELSKYYPEDYWGGEPSPQWIQSSQSDKTTFVGECHLPGGRILDVGCGAGFFLRALGNQGWDGYGVEISPNATRAAAKIFGEEKIITGTLLDANFDSQFFDTVTFWSALEHTNQPMKQLLEARRILKPDGSLIIQVPNASSYQAKLFKGDWFALDAPRHRYHFDYETLNRALESAGFEIYHSSFQSKVHNPHALRQSLKARLWHSPLKRLLFLLAIPFLKPLDAYFSKNGKGATLTIAAHLNRNAVVWYTTD; encoded by the coding sequence ATGCAAAAAATATTTTCTACGAAAGATCGCTTAAAAATTACTAATGAAATTTTTACCATCGCCGAATGCAGCGGTTGTAAAGTATTGCGCACCTTGCCGGCAATGACCGAAACCGAACTCTCGAAATATTACCCGGAAGATTATTGGGGAGGTGAACCAAGCCCGCAGTGGATTCAATCTTCACAATCCGACAAAACAACCTTTGTCGGTGAATGCCATTTACCAGGTGGAAGAATTCTGGATGTCGGTTGCGGCGCAGGATTTTTTTTAAGGGCACTCGGTAATCAGGGTTGGGATGGTTATGGCGTTGAAATCAGTCCGAATGCTACGCGCGCTGCCGCAAAAATTTTCGGCGAAGAAAAAATTATTACCGGAACTTTGCTTGATGCAAATTTCGACAGTCAATTTTTTGATACCGTGACCTTCTGGTCGGCGCTTGAACATACCAACCAACCGATGAAACAGCTTTTGGAAGCTCGAAGAATTTTGAAACCCGATGGCAGTTTGATTATTCAAGTGCCGAATGCTTCCAGCTATCAGGCAAAACTTTTCAAAGGCGATTGGTTTGCTTTGGATGCCCCGCGCCATCGCTACCATTTTGATTACGAGACCTTGAATCGCGCTTTAGAGAGTGCCGGTTTTGAAATTTATCATTCGAGTTTTCAATCAAAGGTTCATAACCCTCACGCCTTGCGTCAAAGTTTGAAAGCGCGGCTTTGGCATTCACCACTTAAACGCCTGCTCTTTCTTCTGGCAATTCCCTTCCTTAAACCGTTGGATGCTTACTTCTCAAAAAATGGCAAAGGAGCAACCCTGACTATTGCTGCCCACCTAAACCGGAATGCAGTAGTTTGGTACACGACAGATTAA